The genomic DNA CGAAGGGCTGGTCGGCGTTGCCGAACGCTTCCTGCGCAAGGGCAGCAAGGTCTATATTGAAGGCCAGTTGCGCACCCGCAAATGGCAGGACCAGCAGGGCAATGACCGTTACACCACCGAAGTCGTGTTGCAGGGGCTTGGCTCGGTCCTCACCATGCTGGACGGCGCGCCGGGCGGCGGCGGTCAGGGCGGCGGCTATGGCGGCGGTGGCCGCGCGCAGCAGGGCGTGAGCGACTGGCAGGGCGGATCGAGCGGCTTCGGCGGCGGCGATTATGACGATTTCGGCGGCGGACGCTCCTCGTCGGGCGGCAGCAATTATGGCGGTGGCTCCAGCGGCGGGCGCGGTGGCGCGGGCAGCCCCAATTTCGACAATGATCTGGACGACGAAGTGCCGTTCTGACGGCACGCGCTCCGTAATAAAAAAGGCGGCGTCCGATCGGACGCCGCCTTTTTTATTACCTGTCCGGCGCGTCGGTCAGCGCGCCAGTTCTTCTTGCGCGAAGGCACGGATATGGTCGCGCAGGTCGTCGCGCTCCAGCGACAGCGCCAGATTGGCCTCGATATAGCCGGCCTTGGAACCGCAGTCGAAGCGGCGGCCGTCAAAGGTCACGCCATGGAAGGGCTGCCTGCCGATCAGCGCGGCCATCGCGTCGGTCAACTGGATCTCGCCGCCTGCACCCTTTTCCTGCGTTTCCAGGATCTTCATCACTTCGGGCTGAAGGATATAGCGGCCCGGCAGGATCAGGTTGGACGGCGCGGTGCCGAGCTTTGGCTTTTCCACCAGCCCCTTCACCTGCGTCAGCACACCGTCGCGCGCGCCCGGATCGATCACGCCATAGCTGGGCGTCTGCTCCATCGGGATCTCAAGCGCGCAGACCAGATTGCCGCCGACTTTTTCATAGGCGTCGACCATCTGCTTCATGCAGCCCTGCCCCGGCGCGCCCTTCATGAACTCGTCGGGCAGCAATATGGCGAAAGGCTCGTCGCCGACGATATCGCGCGCGCACCAGATGGCATGGCCCAGGCCCAGCGGCTCCTGCTGACGCAGAAAGACCGCATTGCCGGGCTTCAGGCGCGTCCCTTCCAGCGCGGACAGATCCTTGCCGCGTTCGCGCTGGGTGGCTTCGGCCTCATAGGCGATGTCGAAATAATCCTCGATCGCGCCCTTGCCGCGCCCGGTGACGAAGATCATCTGCTCGATCCCGGCCTCGCGCGCTTCATCCACCGCATATTGGATGAGCGGACGGTCCACGACCGGCAGCAACTCCTTGGGCACGGCCTTGGTCGCGGGCAGAAAGCGCGTGCCGAGCCCCGCAACAGGAAAAACGGCTTTGCGTATCGGCTTGGTCAAGTTGGAATCCCCTTCACGCTGACGCGACCGCGCCTTGGATTGCCGCACCTGCGAAAAAGGTCAAGCGCCGCGCATGGATTTGGGGTGCGGTTTATACCGCAAGCAGGCGATTGGCGACGATTTCCAGCGCCTCGATCTCACTGTCGAGCTGTTCCAGGGCGACATGCTGAATATTGTTGCGGCCGTCGCGGCAGGTGAAGCCGCCCGGCGCGGGCTGATGAAAGCCCTGGATGATCAGCGCGCGGAAACGGTCGATCCGCTGCATGTCGCGTTCGATTGCCGAAATTTCGGTCAGCGCGCTGGCGTTGCGCCGATCGCGCATCGCGACCATCGTGCGCAATTCGGTCATCAGCTTGGTCATGGCCGGACGAGTGCGCGCGCCCACCGTGCGGACATCGCCCATCGCCTGCCGCAACTGTGTGATCTTCGCCTCCAGACTCTGTTCCAGCACGGTCCAGGCGCAAACCAGCCGCCCGACCGCGCACAGCAGCGCCGCGTCCTCCGGCGCATAGTCCGAAACCACCTTCATATTCATGTCAGCAACCAGATGCACACCCACGCCCCGATACTCCATTATGCCGGCAAGCCTGCACATTGATCGACGCAAAAGGCCAGAGGGAGGCGGGGCGCTCCCCGCAGCGCCGGCACGGGCCATCGGCAGCCGTGCATAATCGGCGGCGAGCCGTGGAGATTATCTGGAAATGCGCGGGAAAGCGTATTTTTCGGACGATCTCTCAGAAATCGACGGCAATTCCCTTGCGCTCCCAATCGCCATAGCGAACCGGACTCAACGCTTCCTGATGGCGCGAGGGGGCATCAATCGGGTCGCCCTGTGGCACTGGCGGGCTTTTGGACAGATGCGCGGGCGGCTGCACATGCGCCGGGCGCTTGCCGTTGAAGGTTCCCATTTGCACGGCCTTTCGATTGCGGAACGGGGCGGGCGACCCCATATCCCTATAGTGCGCGCCATCTGGGCGGCAAAGGAGATGAATGCAAGTGAGCGGTTTGCGGACAACCATGCTGCTGGCGGCGCTGACGGCGCTGTTCATGGCGCTGGGCTATACGCTGGGCGGCAGCGGCGGCGCGATCGTCGCGCTGCTGGCGGCGGCGGGCATGAACCTGTTCACCTTCTGGAACGCCGACAAGATCGTGCTGCGAATGCACGACGCGCGCGAGGTCGATGCCCAGAGCGCGCCGGACTTTTACGCTCTGGTCCGCGATCTGGCGCAGCGCGCCGGATTGCCGATGCCGCGCGTCTATATCATCGATCAGGACGCACCCAATGCCTTCGCCACCGGGCGCGACCCGGACCATGCCGCCGTCGCCGCCACCACCGGGCTGCTGGCGATGCTGAGCCGCGACGAGGTGGCGGGGGTGATGGCCCATGAACTGGGCCATGTGAAACATCGCGACACGCTGATCATGACAATGGTGGCGACGATCGCCGGCGCGATTTCGATGCTGGCCAATTTCGGCCTCTTCTTTCGCAGCGGCGACCGCGAAGGCCATGGCAATATGATCGCCAGCCTGATGGCGGTAATCGTCGCCCCCTTCGCCGCGATGATCGTGCAGATGGCGATCAGCCGCACCCGCGAATATGGCGCCGACCGCGCCGGGGCGGAAATCAGCGGCAATCCGCAGGCGCTGGCCTCGGCGCTCGCCAAGATCGCCGGCCGGGCGGAAATGATCCCCAATCCGGTGGCTGAGCGCAATCCGGCGGCGGCGCAGCTCTACATCGTGCCGACTCATGTGAGCGAACTCTTTTCCACCCATCCCGCCACCGAAAAGCGCATTGCCGCGCTTGCGGATATGGCGGCGGCCATGGGGACGCTCAGCGCGCCGGCCCGCGCGTCCGCCCTATCGCCAGCCGCAGCGCCGGCCCGCCGCCGCAGCGCGCTCGATCCGCACGGGCGCTGATGGTCGACGATATCGGTGAGGTCGTGGTCGATGTGGCGGGCGCGGCGCTGCGCCATGCCGGCGGCCTCGTCATCGACCTGACCGTCGATCATGTCTTTTCCCGCCATACCGCCCGCTTCTTCCACGGCGTTGGCCGCCGCCTGATCGCGGTCGGCACGCTCGGCCGGGTGCGCATCCCCTCCTCGCTGCGCACCGTGCCGAAGGGGGAACGCGCGCGGCCGCGCCGGTCGGACTGGCTGGCGCTGTGGGTCGGCATCATCAGCTGGATCGCCCTGTTCCTCGCCATCGGTCTTGGCGTCTCCCATTTTCTTTGAGGGCGAAAGCGCGTAGGGGCCGCTGATGCCCCGCCGCCCCAATATGCCCCGCCCCGATGATGTTCCCGGCTTTCCCGCCCGCCGCGCCGCGCTGCGCCTGCTCGATGCGGTGCTGCGCCGGGGCGATCCGCTGGAACTGGCGCTGCACGGCGCGGCGCAGGGATTGCCGCCAGCCGACCGCGCGCTGGTCCACGCCATCGCCGCCGAAGTGCTGCGCCATTTGCCCGATCTCGACGCGCTGATCGACGGCGCGACCAGGCAGGTGCTGCCTGACGACGCCAAGGCGCGGATGGTGCTGCGCATCGCGCTGGCGCAGGCTTTGGCGCTGGGCACGCCCGCCCATGCGGCGATCGCCACCGCCCTGCCGCTGGTCGATGGCGGACCGCGCAAGCTGGTCCATGGCGTGTTCGGCACGGTGACGCGCGCCGAACCGACCCTGCCCGATCCGCCCACCCTGCCCGCAGGCGTCCTGGAGCGCTGGGCCGGCCAGTGGGGCGATGCGATGCCGCAGGCCGCCGCCGCCGCCTATGCCGTCCGCCCCCCGGTCGACATCAGCCTGCGCGATGCCAGCGAAACAGCGAAGTGGACAGCCGAACTGAATGGCGCCTCCTTTGCGCCGGGCCATGTTCGTTTGACCGAAGGCACCGACATTCCAGCCCTGCCCGGCTTTGCGACCGGCGCCTGGTGGGTGCAGGACATCGCCGCCGCCTGCGCGGCGCGGCTGCTGGGACCGGGTGCGGGACGCACCGTGCTGGACCTGTGCGCCGCGCCGGGCGGCAAGACGATGCAACTCGCCGCCGCCGGCTGGCGCGTCACCGCCGTCGACCAGTCGAAGAAAAGGCTGGAGCGCCTGTCGGAAAATCTGGCCCGCACTGGCCTGTCCGCCGATATCGTCGCGGCCGACCTGCGCCAGTGGCAGCCCGACGCGCCGGTTGACGCCATCCTGCTCGACGCGCCATGCACCGCGACCGGCATCTATCGTCGCCATCCCGACGTGCTGCACCGCATCGGCCCGCACCAGATTGCGGAACTGGCCGAACTGCAAGGCGAACTGCTGACCCGCGTCGCCGGCTGGCTGAAGCCGGGCGGGCGCATCGTCTACGCCACCTGTTCGCTGGAGCAAGCCGAGGGGGAAGCGCAGGTGGAGCGCTTTCTGTCGGCCCATCCCGACTTCGCGCTGGCCCCCGCGACAGCCGACGATCTGCCCAACGGCATGACGCCCGCACCGCAGGGCTGGCTGCGCACCCTGCCCGACACGCTGGCCGATCGCGGCGGGGTGGATGGATTTTTCATTGCACGGCTTGCCAAGGCGACGAACTAAGCCTTAACCATAAAGGGTTAGATGGGATCTCCGTCATTCCAAGGTGCGTCGCCATGCGTCCGATCGAGCCACTGCCCCTGAACCATAGCTGGCCGCTCTACGACCTGCGCACCCATCTTGCGCCCATCCTGCTCGATTCCGAAATCGCCCGAAGCGACATTGCGCTTGCCGAACGGGGGCTGGGCCTGTGGCATTGCAACCTGACCGACGACAGCCTGAACTGGACCGCCGGCGTCTATGACATTTTCGGGCTGGAGCGCGATCTGAACGTGCCGCGTCCACTCGCCGTCTCGCTCTATGCCCCGGACTCGCGCGAACCGATGGAGCGGTTGCGCGCCTATGCCATAAAGCACAAACGCGGCTTCACGCTGGATGTCGACATCAACCAGGCCGATGGCGCGGGCCGCTGTGCGATGCGACTGATCGCCGCGCCGATCATCGACGCGCAGGGCAATGTGATCGGGCTGCATGGCGTCAAGCAATTGCTGCCCGATGGCGCGCTCCCTTCCCGGCGGCTGGACCCGACCATTTTCGTCATGCTTTGAACGCCTTGCACGGCTCTCCCAAAACAATCGCGACTCGCCGCCAAATGTCCGTTGCCCTTGACCCCGGTGGCGATTAAGGCGAACGGTTAATGACCCGTCCGATCCTCATCTCGCCCTCCATCCTCTCCGCCGACTTCGCCCGTCTGGGCGAGGAGGTGCGCGCCATCGACGCAGCCGGCTGCGACTGGGTGCATATCGACGTGATGGACGGGCATTTCGTGCCCAACATCACGATCGGCCCGAATGTGGTGAAGGCGCTGCGTCCGCACACGCAAAAGACGTTCGATGTCCATTTGATGATCTCGCCGGTGGACCTGTATCTGGACGCCTTCGCCTCCGCGGGCGCGGACATCATCACCGTCCATCCCGAAGCCGGGCCGCACATCCACCGCACCGTCCAGCATATCAAGTCGCTGAGCGTGAAGGCCGGCGTGGTGCTGAACCCCGGCACCCCGGCCAAGATGCTCGACTATCTGATGGACGATGTCGACCTGATCCTGGTGATGAGCGTCAACCCCGGCTTCGGCGGCCAGAGCTTCATCGAGAACCAGTTGCGCAAGATCGAAGCGATCCGCAAGATGATCGACAAGTCGGGCCGTGACATTCACTTGCAGGTCGATGGCGGCATCGATTTCACCACCGCGCCCAAGGCGATCGCGGCCGGCGCCGACGTGCTGGTCGCCGGCACCGCCACCTTCCG from Sphingobium sp. CAP-1 includes the following:
- a CDS encoding RsmB/NOP family class I SAM-dependent RNA methyltransferase; amino-acid sequence: MPRRPNMPRPDDVPGFPARRAALRLLDAVLRRGDPLELALHGAAQGLPPADRALVHAIAAEVLRHLPDLDALIDGATRQVLPDDAKARMVLRIALAQALALGTPAHAAIATALPLVDGGPRKLVHGVFGTVTRAEPTLPDPPTLPAGVLERWAGQWGDAMPQAAAAAYAVRPPVDISLRDASETAKWTAELNGASFAPGHVRLTEGTDIPALPGFATGAWWVQDIAAACAARLLGPGAGRTVLDLCAAPGGKTMQLAAAGWRVTAVDQSKKRLERLSENLARTGLSADIVAADLRQWQPDAPVDAILLDAPCTATGIYRRHPDVLHRIGPHQIAELAELQGELLTRVAGWLKPGGRIVYATCSLEQAEGEAQVERFLSAHPDFALAPATADDLPNGMTPAPQGWLRTLPDTLADRGGVDGFFIARLAKATN
- the rpe gene encoding ribulose-phosphate 3-epimerase → MTRPILISPSILSADFARLGEEVRAIDAAGCDWVHIDVMDGHFVPNITIGPNVVKALRPHTQKTFDVHLMISPVDLYLDAFASAGADIITVHPEAGPHIHRTVQHIKSLSVKAGVVLNPGTPAKMLDYLMDDVDLILVMSVNPGFGGQSFIENQLRKIEAIRKMIDKSGRDIHLQVDGGIDFTTAPKAIAAGADVLVAGTATFRGGPDAYADNIRKLRGG
- a CDS encoding DUF1674 domain-containing protein; amino-acid sequence: MGTFNGKRPAHVQPPAHLSKSPPVPQGDPIDAPSRHQEALSPVRYGDWERKGIAVDF
- the ssb gene encoding single-stranded DNA-binding protein; translated protein: MAGSVNKVILVGNLGADPEVKSFQNGGKVCNLRIATSESWKDRMTGERKERTEWHSVAIFSEGLVGVAERFLRKGSKVYIEGQLRTRKWQDQQGNDRYTTEVVLQGLGSVLTMLDGAPGGGGQGGGYGGGGRAQQGVSDWQGGSSGFGGGDYDDFGGGRSSSGGSNYGGGSSGGRGGAGSPNFDNDLDDEVPF
- the htpX gene encoding zinc metalloprotease HtpX is translated as MSGLRTTMLLAALTALFMALGYTLGGSGGAIVALLAAAGMNLFTFWNADKIVLRMHDAREVDAQSAPDFYALVRDLAQRAGLPMPRVYIIDQDAPNAFATGRDPDHAAVAATTGLLAMLSRDEVAGVMAHELGHVKHRDTLIMTMVATIAGAISMLANFGLFFRSGDREGHGNMIASLMAVIVAPFAAMIVQMAISRTREYGADRAGAEISGNPQALASALAKIAGRAEMIPNPVAERNPAAAQLYIVPTHVSELFSTHPATEKRIAALADMAAAMGTLSAPARASALSPAAAPARRRSALDPHGR
- a CDS encoding UTP--glucose-1-phosphate uridylyltransferase, translating into MTKPIRKAVFPVAGLGTRFLPATKAVPKELLPVVDRPLIQYAVDEAREAGIEQMIFVTGRGKGAIEDYFDIAYEAEATQRERGKDLSALEGTRLKPGNAVFLRQQEPLGLGHAIWCARDIVGDEPFAILLPDEFMKGAPGQGCMKQMVDAYEKVGGNLVCALEIPMEQTPSYGVIDPGARDGVLTQVKGLVEKPKLGTAPSNLILPGRYILQPEVMKILETQEKGAGGEIQLTDAMAALIGRQPFHGVTFDGRRFDCGSKAGYIEANLALSLERDDLRDHIRAFAQEELAR
- a CDS encoding diguanylate cyclase, which translates into the protein MRPIEPLPLNHSWPLYDLRTHLAPILLDSEIARSDIALAERGLGLWHCNLTDDSLNWTAGVYDIFGLERDLNVPRPLAVSLYAPDSREPMERLRAYAIKHKRGFTLDVDINQADGAGRCAMRLIAAPIIDAQGNVIGLHGVKQLLPDGALPSRRLDPTIFVML